In Perca fluviatilis chromosome 11, GENO_Pfluv_1.0, whole genome shotgun sequence, the following proteins share a genomic window:
- the kncn gene encoding kinocilin, with protein sequence MNPVSVGQYHGLRVGSSLLSIVAGCIIIGVSRECDADAVGGIFLGAGGLGLLISIYPFIKAWLNINHILPSFGNFRVHPTPANPAPDQPVETLRREGTQNQLHLERSKSRMGTFVEGGPMAETNPDEGTSSDMPDVLSRRNLKQPPSDQDLP encoded by the exons ATGAACCCTGTCAGCGTCGGGCAGTACCATGGGCTACGGGTGGGCTCAAGCCTGCTTAGCATTGTGGCGGGCTGCATCATCATTGGGGTGTCCAGGGAGTGCGATGCTGATGCTGTAGGGGGGATCTTCCTGGGAGCGGGAGGCCTCG GCCTGCTCATATCGATCTACCCTTTTATAAAAGCTTGGCTGAACATCAACCACATTCTTCCATCCTTTG GAAACTTCAGAGTGCACCCCACACCTGCCAATCCTGCTCCTGATCAACCTGTAGAGACTCTAAGAAGAGAAG GGACTCAGAATCAACTCCATCTGGAGCGTTCTAAGAGTCGAATGGGAACCTTTGTGGAGGGCGGACCGATGGCTGAGACCAACCCAGATGAGGG GACATCTTCAGACATGCCAGACGTCTTATCAAGACGGAATCTTAAGCAGCCACCTTCTGATCAAGATCTACCATGA